AGGGACAAGCCTGGAGCAAACCCGGTGCCAGGGCTGGGCGCCGACCCCTTCCCGGCATCCCGGTGACCCCGTTTGCTTCCCGGGCAGCTGGAGGAGAAAGCGGAGCTGAACGCGCACGTCCAGGTGCTGCGGTTCCAGCGGGAGGACCGGGACGTGCCGGCCGACACGGTGTGCGAGGCGGCCGGCTGGGGCACCGTCAGCCACAGCGGGCGCCGGCCGGACAAGCTGCAGCAGGTGGAGCGGCCGGTGATCAGCCGCGACGCCTGCAACCACCGCACCCGCCACGACCACACCATCACCGAGAACATGATGTGCACCGACTCCCGCAAGAAGGACACCTGCAAGGTACCCGCCGCGcaccccgctcccgctcccggcccctTCGGCACTGGCTCCCTGGGGGAAGCGAGCGGGAAGGAGGAGCGGCTGGCGGGGAGGGCGGTTGCGGGCTGGGAGAGGCGAGGAGGCGGATTTGGGGGCTGCTGCCCCGGGAAGCTCCTTGCCCTGCACCGGCCACGGGCTGGGAGCTGAGGCTGCTCCGGGGAAGCAGCTCACATGAATTCGGGAGAAGGGAGCAGGCTGACCTGGCTGCCCTCGCTCCCGCAGGGAGACTCCGGCAGCCCCCTGGTCTGCAACGGGGTGGCCGAGGCGGTGGTCACGGCCGGCTCCCGGGTCTGCGGCAACTACAAGAAACCCGGCATCTACACCCGCATTGCCCCGTACGCCGCCTGGATCGACAGCGTCATGGCCTCCGTGTCCGGGGAGGGAGCCGCCCGCTGAGctgcccccgccgggcccggggACGGCAcccggccccgcaccgcggcTCGCTGCTGCCGGCAGGGCCAGCCGCGCCGCTGCGCCCCGacccgctccgctcccccggcAGCCCTGCAGCTGCCGGCCCCGGAGACGGGCAACGAGCCAGGGGGCTGGGGAAGcgccgggagggagcggggcccGGGGAGGGTGGCGCGTCGGGACCCGCGTGGGCGCGAGCCGCAGGCTTTGCTGCATGTGCCCCTACCGCCGACTGCGCCTCTGCAATAAAGCGACGACGATtcctgcaggcagagctgctgcgggGAAGGGGATGGGGCCGAGCAGGGCGCGGGGTGGCACGGCAGGATCGCACCTTCCTCCCGCAGCACCGGCTGCATTTCCCTCCTGCCAGCGGAGCAGGTCCAGTCCAGCCCCCCAGCCGTCCCCTGCGCTGGGAGCTCACGCGAGTCCTCGGCACCGGCCAAGTCTCGAGCACGTGGCTGGCTGCAGCTCTCAGCCCTGGCGGGAGCTGAGACCCCTTCCCGCGCCACACTCAGCCCCCCGCACTCTCCCCCTTGCAGCAGCCCCGACCCACGGCAAACCCACCCCTGCGAGCACTCGCCTGCCACTGAGCCTGGGACACCGCACGGGGGCTGGAGCCCAGTGCCCCACTTGCGTTGCCCCATCCCTGCACGCATCCTTTGCGGCCACCTCTGGGCATCGCCAGGGTCTGCCCGCACCCCCAGCCCCTGCAAAAATGTCTGGGTGAGCGCATCCCCCCaacccaggacccccaggagcagggggaggaaggggtttGATCCCGCCGGCTCCTGCAGAGCAGCCCCCCCTCGAGAGGGTGCACGGACCCTGTCCAGCCCCCGTGCCCCCCGCTTGGGCCTGTCCCGCACCCCCTTCGCCCTCCCCGCCGGCGCCAGTGGGTGCCTGCGGC
This is a stretch of genomic DNA from Apteryx mantelli isolate bAptMan1 chromosome 30, bAptMan1.hap1, whole genome shotgun sequence. It encodes these proteins:
- the LOC106484250 gene encoding complement factor D, translated to MASLQLDGEHVCGGFLIAEQWVLSAAHCTEETDGKLFQVLLGAHSLTEPEPHKRLYRVRAQIPHPGSNVHNNKDDLLLLQLEEKAELNAHVQVLRFQREDRDVPADTVCEAAGWGTVSHSGRRPDKLQQVERPVISRDACNHRTRHDHTITENMMCTDSRKKDTCKGDSGSPLVCNGVAEAVVTAGSRVCGNYKKPGIYTRIAPYAAWIDSVMASVSGEGAAR